The Papaver somniferum cultivar HN1 chromosome 3, ASM357369v1, whole genome shotgun sequence genome includes a region encoding these proteins:
- the LOC113359913 gene encoding uncharacterized protein LOC113359913: protein MKDLKWRLAMKNEVSALEANNTWTRMSLPHGKQPICCKWIYKIKYRPDGSIERSKACLVAKGYTQAEGIDYHDTFAPVAKLVTVRILLSVADVKGWSLHQLDVNNAFLQGDHEEEIYMKLPPEFSREGEHSGSVSLFVLVYVDDIIITGNNETSISNLKKFLEKSFSIKDLGKLQYFLGIEVSRSNRGIFLCQRKYILDILKDAGLTGDRTSDFPMEQQLRLKPNDGQPMSDPTIFRRLIGRLLYLTVTRPDITYIVNTLSQFMSNPHTTHMDVANRILRYLKGTIGKGLLLSYSNTLHLSGYCDSDWAGCPTTRRSTTGYFTILGTSPISWKTKKQVTISRSSAEAEYHALATLTCELQWLKYLLNDLDIPHSEPIYVFCDNQAAIHIAENPVFHERTKHIELD from the exons ATGAAAGATCTGAAATGGCGACTTGCAATGAAAAACGAAGTTTCAGCTTTAGAAGCTAATAATACTTGGACTCGCATGTCTTTACCACATGGTAAACAACCAATATGTTGTAAGTGGATTTATAAAATTAAATATCGACCCGATGGTTCCATTGAACGCTCCAAAGCTTGTCTTGTAGCTAAGGGTTACACTCAAGCTGAAGGCATTGATTATCATGAtacttttgcaccagttgcaaagcTCGTCACTGTTCGTATTCTCCTTTCTGTTGCAGATGTAAAAGGATGGTCCCTTCACCAATTAGACGTAAATAATGCTTTTCTACAAGGTGATCATGAAGAAGAGATCTATATGAAATTACCACCCGAGTTTTCACGTGAGGGGGAGCATTCT GGTTCAGTTTCTCTTTTTGTTCTCGTTTATGTGGATGACATAATTATCACCGGGAACAACGAAACATCAATTTCCAATCTCaagaaatttttggaaaaatcatttTCAATTAAAGATCTCGGTAAACTTCAATATTTTTTAGGAATTgaagtatctcgttcaaatcgtgGCATATTTTTATGTCAACGAAAATATATTCTCGACATATTAAAAGATGCGGGATTGACAGGAGATCGTACTTCTGATTTTCCTATGGAGCAACAACTCCGACTAAAGCCTAATGATGGTCAACCTATGTCCGATCCAACCATCTTCCGCCGCCTCATTGGTCGTTTGTTATATCTTACTGTTACAAGACCAGATATCACATATATTGTTAATACTCTGAGTCAATTTATGAGTAATCCTCACACAACTCACATGGATGTCGCAAATCGCATCCTCCGTTATCTCAAAGGTACTATAGGAAAAGGCCTTTTATTATCTTATAGTAATACCCTCCATTTAAGTGGATATTGTGATTCTGACTGGGCTGGTTGCCCAACGACTAGACGATCCACAACAGGCTATTTCACTATACTTGGTACTAGTCCCATCTCTTGGAAAACCAAGAAACAAGTAACCATTTCTCGCTCTTCTGCTGAAGCGGAATATCATGCTCTTGCAACACTCACGTGTGAACTCCAATGGTTGAAATATCTCTTAAATGACCTTGATATACCCCATTCGGAACCAATTTATGTCTTTTGTGATAACCAGGCTGCAATTCATATTGCCGAAAATCCGGTCTTCCATGAACGGACTAAACACATTGAATTGGATTGA
- the LOC113359912 gene encoding uncharacterized protein LOC113359912, giving the protein MALRAKKKLGFVDGTLVKPSSDADPKDVASWERSNDLVSSWLLHSVAPDIRNNILYASTAHEIWKDLRIRFCHSSAPNIFQLKRAILHLKQEGPFDEIGDWSG; this is encoded by the exons ATGGCTCTTCGAGCAAAGAAAAAACtgggttttgttgatggaactcTTGTCAAACCATCATCAGATGCTGATCCTAAGGATGTTGCTTCTTGGGAACGTTCGAATGACCTGGTTAGCAGTTGGCTCCTCCATTCGGTTGCCCCTGACATTCGCAACAACATTCTTTATGCATCCACTGCTCATGAAATATGGAAGGATTTGCGTATTCGTTTTTGCCATTCGTCGGCCCCAAATATCTTTCAACTCAAGCGTGCTATCTTGCACCTCAAACAAGAAG GACCCTTCGACGAAATTGGAGATTGGTCGGGGTAA
- the LOC113359911 gene encoding pentatricopeptide repeat-containing protein At5g66520-like, with translation MEIEDNQYLIERSSLIHFHRSNDKFSFARTLFDEILERDVATWTTLLSCYANHGSTGTACELSKEMPEKGVVSFSAMITGYVRKGRFNEALELFRELQIQGLEPNDSTVMGVISASADLGSLDTSKWIHSYIRNKNGNRFDSRINTALIGMYFKCGSVEDGVFFFKGVKEKLVGERTTMISGITMHGFGERSVELFENMVESRFKPNAITFVGLLSGCTHAGLVKEGLMYFKRMKSEFGIEPTVEHFGCVVDFLGRAGLIAQEVDFVNNMPLKAI, from the exons ATGGAAATAGAAGATAATCAGTACCTAATTGAGCGG AGTTCATTAATCCATTTTCACAGGTCGAATGATAAATTTAGTTTTGCTCGTACACTGTTTGATgaaattctcgaaagagatgttgcTACTTGGACTACATTGCTTTCTTGTTATGCTAATCACGGGTCAACGGGAACTGCATGTGAGTTGTCCAAGGAAATGCCTGAGAAGGGTGTTGTTTCATTTAGTGCGATGATTACTGGTTATGTTAGAAAAGGACGGTTTAACGAAGCATTGGAATTATTTCGTGAGTTACAGATTCAGGGGTTGGAGCCTAATGATTCTACTGTTATGGGTGTCATTTCTGCCTCTGCTGATTTGGGAAGTTTAGATACTAGTAAATGGATTCATTCTTATATTAGGAATAAGAATGGAAATCGATTTGACAGTCGGATAAATACTGCACTGATTGGTATGTATTTTAAGTGTGGGAGCGTCGAAGATGGGGTATTTTTCTTTAAAGGGGTTAAGGAGAAGCTTGTGGGAGAACGGACAACAATGATTTCTGGCATAACAATGCATGGTTTTGGAGAGAGATCTGTTGAATTGTTCGAAAACATGGTGGAATCGCGTTTTAAGCCTAATGCAATCACATTTGTCGGCCTCTTATCTGGTTGCACTCATGCAGGATTGGTCAAGGAAGGGTTAATGTATTTCAAGAGAATGAAATCCGAGTTCGGGATTGAACCCACAGTTGAACACTTCGGTTGTGTGGTCGATTTTCTAGGCCGGGCAGGATTGATTGCACAAGAGGTTGATTTCGTGAACAATATGCCACTGAAAGCTATATGA
- the LOC113357205 gene encoding histone-lysine N-methyltransferase ASHH1-like, whose product MQEEQAEGLLPPQYIHIEQNDFLYRKHKKQKEEDIATCLCKYNADDPDTACGERCLNVLTSTECTPEYCPCGTYCKNQKFQKCEYAKLKLVKTEGRGWGLLADENIKEGQFIIEYCGEVISRKEARRRSHTYELQGLKDAFIITLNAYESIDATRKGSLARFINHSCQPNCETRKWTVLGEVRVGIFSKQDTPVGAELAYDYNFEWFGGAKVRCLCSAASCSGFLGAKSRGFQEDTYLWEDDDDRYSVENIPLYDSEEDGPKILKASGDSSKIESSTMIIKHDHSLKTNAIAEHVLSSQSSALVIEPLDSIPMEGVVMNEGKIEVSGEMKVYQSDTNATRAHQAFAQKKTMVSRIRSNSACRNYYIQWSPMSNKKSANYANGKSKHVAQKQVDAAFVAQLLASKEARDEINDCEEKKKEATYKLDMLYNEIRPAIEEHEKDSQESVSTSLAEKWIEASCAKLKAEFDLYASIIKNVTSAQERAGEKTNHAERVGDENGMKYLTNY is encoded by the exons ATGCAGGAGGAACAAGCAGAAGGATTACTACCTCCTCAGTACATACATATTGAGCAAAACGATTTCTTGTATCGGAA GCACAAGAAGCAGAAAGAGGAAGATATTGCAACATGCCTTTGCAAATATAATGCTGATGATCCTGATACTGCATGCGGGGAGAGGTGCTTGAATGTACTAACTAGTACTGAATGTACACCTGAGTATTGCCCTTGTGGTACTTATTGCAAGAATCAG AAATTTCAGAAATGTGAATATGCTAAATTGAAGCTGGTCAAAACTGAAGGCCGTGGGTGGGGTCTTTTGGCTGACGAGAatattaag GAAGGACAGTTTATCATAGAATACTGTGGAGAGGTAATCTCTCGAAAAGAAGCAAGACGAAGGTCTCATACATATGAACTGCAAG GCCTCAAAGATGCATTTATAATAACTTTGAATGCCTATGAATCAATTGATGCCACTAGAAAGGGAAGCCTCGCTAGGTTTATCAACCATTCATG CCAGCCGAATTGTGAAACTAGGAAATGGACAGTGTTAGGGGAAGTAAGAGTTGGGATATTCTCCAAACAAGATACTCCTGTTGGAGCCGAGCTGGCATATGATTATAACTTTGAATGGTTTGGAGGCGCTAAGGTTCGCTGTCTCTGTAGTGCAGCTAGTTGTTCGGGATTTCTTGGGGCAAAATCTCGTGGGTTTCAG GAGGACACATATCTGTGGGAAGATGATGATGACAG ATACTCGGTGGAGAATATCCCTTTGTATGATTCAGAGGAGGATGGCCCTAAGATCCTTAAGGCAAGTGGAGACTCCTCAAAAATTGAATCTAGTACCATGATAATAAAACATGACCATTCTTTGAAAACGAATGCCATAGCTGAACATGTGCTTAGTTCACAGTCCTCAGCGCTTGTTATAGAGCCACTTGATTCAATTCCAATGGAGGGTGTGGTAATGAATGAGGGGAAGATTGAAGTAAGTGGGGAAATGAAAGTATATCAGTCTGATACAAATGCCACTAGAGCTCATCAGGCTTTTGCACAAAAAAAGACAATGGTGTCTCGTATACGAAGTAATAGTGCATGTCGGAATTATTACATACAGTGGAGCCCTATGTCCAACAAAAAATCAGCAAATTATGCTAACGGCAAGTCAAAACATGTAGCCCAGAAACAAGTTGATGCAGCATTTGTCGCTCAACTTTTAGCATCAAAGGAAGCAAGAGACGAGATCAATGACTGTGAG gagaagaagaaagaggcgaCATACAAACTGGACATGTTGTATAACGAGATACGGCCAGCTATTGAAGAGCATGAGAAGGACAGCCAAGAGAGCGTCTCTACCAGCCTCGCAGAGAAGTGGATTGAAGCAAGCTGCGCAAAACTGAAAGCAGAATTCGATCTTTACGCCTCCATCATCAAGAATGTCACTTCTGCTCAAGAAAGAGCTGGGGAAAAAACAAATCATGCTGAAAGAGTAGGCGATGAAAATGGGATGAAATATCTGACAAATTATTAG